Proteins encoded within one genomic window of Geotalea daltonii FRC-32:
- a CDS encoding proton-conducting transporter transmembrane domain-containing protein yields MNTSEMIDPARIIMTGAIFAGLSGVPGLFPRLGAAVAQKLTTLLACFASLCGLGGAVFVAVNGMTEYFVIDWSLPFGPCEIRIDPLAAFFLIPIFLVSGACAVYANGYWPADKHAGTSRLLGFFLGLLSSSMVLLITAGNSVFFLISWEVMAVSAYFAITAENEDHEVRKAGFVYLVCTHVGTLALFVMFIILRLMTGSFAFPLAATLSPLGPGAAVIFFTALFGFGMKAGIMPLHIWLPAAHANGPSHVSAMMSGVMLKMGIYGIIRILSTFSPVPLWWGFVILGAGIISGLAGVISAIGQQDLKRLLAYSSIENIGIITMALGTALIGISVGNVTLVMMGMGGCLLHVLNHSLFKSLLFLGSGAVIHAAGTRELSRMGGLARQMPRTALLFFIGCVAICGLPPLNGFISEYLLYLGFFSGINGTGIPVFASMGLAIFSLALIGSLALACFVRLCGIAFLGHNRSPDRAEMHDAPLTMLIPMALLAACCLGIGLLPLSAVNLVKIPVLAIFPSVLAAGTDVSSLAPLGLLEACGLILALVMIALAALYLRRLKMNPPVPSSTWGCGYLQSSARIQYSATSFAEMLVHFFRGILQPAYATPKISGFLPAASRFSSRIPETVLERLLLPFVRLAGLVFSFMRRLQHGEPNLYVFYIFVTLVMLLAWSY; encoded by the coding sequence ATGAATACATCGGAGATGATTGACCCTGCACGTATTATCATGACAGGGGCAATTTTCGCCGGCCTTTCAGGAGTTCCCGGCCTTTTCCCACGCCTTGGCGCTGCCGTCGCCCAAAAATTGACAACCCTTCTTGCCTGCTTCGCCTCCCTGTGCGGTCTGGGCGGAGCAGTCTTTGTCGCTGTCAATGGCATGACGGAGTACTTTGTCATTGACTGGAGCCTCCCCTTCGGCCCCTGTGAAATCCGGATCGACCCTCTGGCCGCTTTTTTCCTTATACCCATTTTTCTCGTTTCCGGCGCCTGTGCCGTTTATGCCAACGGCTACTGGCCTGCGGACAAGCATGCCGGCACCTCCAGACTCCTCGGCTTTTTTCTCGGGCTCCTCTCATCATCAATGGTGCTGCTCATCACCGCCGGCAACAGCGTCTTCTTCCTCATCTCCTGGGAAGTGATGGCCGTCTCAGCCTATTTTGCCATCACAGCTGAAAATGAGGATCACGAGGTGCGCAAAGCCGGATTCGTCTATCTGGTCTGCACCCATGTGGGAACCCTGGCGCTTTTTGTCATGTTTATAATCCTCCGACTGATGACCGGTTCATTTGCCTTTCCCCTCGCAGCAACGCTGTCCCCCCTGGGGCCTGGAGCAGCAGTGATTTTCTTCACCGCCCTGTTCGGCTTCGGCATGAAGGCAGGCATCATGCCGCTCCATATCTGGCTTCCGGCTGCCCATGCCAATGGACCGAGCCATGTATCAGCCATGATGTCAGGTGTAATGCTGAAGATGGGCATTTACGGCATCATCCGCATCCTTTCCACGTTCTCTCCCGTGCCTCTCTGGTGGGGATTCGTCATTCTCGGAGCGGGTATCATTTCCGGCTTGGCCGGGGTTATTTCCGCCATAGGCCAGCAAGATCTGAAAAGGCTTCTTGCCTATAGCAGCATTGAAAATATCGGCATCATCACCATGGCCTTGGGCACCGCCCTTATCGGCATCTCAGTGGGAAATGTCACACTGGTAATGATGGGCATGGGGGGATGTCTGCTCCATGTGCTGAACCACTCCCTCTTCAAATCTCTGCTGTTTCTTGGAAGCGGCGCGGTAATTCATGCTGCCGGCACCAGGGAACTCTCGCGCATGGGAGGACTTGCCAGGCAGATGCCTCGCACTGCCCTTCTCTTCTTCATCGGCTGTGTCGCCATCTGCGGTCTTCCGCCTCTCAATGGCTTCATTTCCGAATACCTCCTCTACCTGGGATTCTTCTCCGGCATCAATGGTACCGGCATCCCGGTCTTTGCCAGCATGGGGCTTGCCATCTTTTCCCTGGCACTCATCGGCAGTCTGGCACTCGCCTGTTTCGTAAGGCTCTGCGGCATTGCCTTTCTTGGCCACAACCGCTCTCCGGATCGGGCAGAAATGCATGATGCCCCGTTGACGATGCTCATCCCCATGGCGCTCCTGGCTGCATGCTGTCTGGGGATAGGGCTGCTGCCCCTTTCCGCCGTCAATCTTGTCAAGATTCCGGTTCTGGCAATATTCCCCTCAGTTTTAGCGGCCGGAACGGACGTTTCTTCTCTTGCACCGCTGGGTCTCCTGGAGGCATGCGGCCTGATCCTCGCCCTGGTCATGATCGCCCTTGCCGCGCTTTACCTGCGGCGGCTGAAGATGAATCCTCCGGTTCCCTCATCCACCTGGGGGTGCGGATATCTGCAATCTTCTGCACGAATTCAGTACAGCGCCACCTCTTTTGCCGAAATGCTGGTACACTTTTTCCGCGGCATTCTGCAGCCAGCCTATGCCACACCCAAAATCAGCGGCTTTCTCCCCGCTGCTTCGCGGTTTTCCAGCCGCATCCCGGAAACGGTGCTCGAAAGACTGCTGCTGCCTTTCGTACGGCTTGCCGGGCTGGTCTTTTCTTTCATGCGCCGCCTGCAGCATGGCGAGCCGAATTTGTACGTATTCTATATCTTCGTCACACTGGTGATGCTGCTGGCATGGTCCTACTAG
- a CDS encoding respiratory chain complex I subunit 1 family protein produces the protein MTDILIHALLIILMPPLLLGVIGKTKAAFAGRIGPSYFQHYYDLAKLIRKGMVISDTTTWVFTAGPVITLAATLVAALLIPLGNHQAPIAFAGDMILFAYLFALGRFFTTLAALDTGSSFEGMGAAREATFACLAEPTLFFALMTLSRMSGTLSLSPMMSNLSVSMWFSSGAALLLLVGGLFIVLLAENCRIPFDDPNTHLELTMIHEVMVLDHSGPAFAYILYGAAMKLFVMGAFFINIALPLKSGNAILDWGIFILLMLGLAVAIGVVESIMARLRLIRVPQLLVAACILSGFSMLLILR, from the coding sequence ATGACCGATATATTGATCCATGCACTTCTCATCATCCTCATGCCGCCGCTCCTCCTCGGGGTGATCGGAAAAACCAAGGCCGCCTTTGCCGGCAGGATCGGCCCGTCATATTTTCAACACTACTACGACCTGGCAAAACTGATCCGCAAGGGTATGGTAATCAGCGACACCACCACCTGGGTCTTTACCGCTGGGCCGGTGATCACCCTGGCCGCTACTCTGGTTGCAGCCTTGTTGATCCCCCTGGGCAACCATCAGGCTCCCATCGCCTTTGCCGGGGACATGATACTCTTTGCCTATCTCTTTGCCCTCGGACGGTTTTTCACCACCCTGGCGGCCCTTGACACCGGTTCAAGCTTCGAGGGGATGGGCGCGGCCCGGGAAGCGACCTTTGCCTGCCTCGCCGAACCGACGCTGTTTTTTGCCCTGATGACCCTGAGCAGGATGAGCGGCACCCTTTCCCTTTCCCCAATGATGTCCAACCTGTCGGTCTCCATGTGGTTCAGCTCCGGCGCCGCACTCCTTCTTCTCGTCGGCGGGCTGTTCATAGTGCTTCTTGCGGAAAACTGCCGTATTCCGTTCGATGATCCCAATACCCACCTGGAACTGACCATGATCCACGAAGTGATGGTCCTTGATCACAGCGGACCCGCCTTTGCCTATATCCTCTACGGTGCGGCCATGAAACTGTTCGTCATGGGGGCGTTCTTCATCAATATCGCCCTGCCCCTGAAAAGCGGCAACGCCATCCTCGACTGGGGCATTTTCATCCTGCTCATGCTCGGGCTGGCAGTGGCCATCGGGGTCGTGGAATCAATAATGGCCAGGCTTCGACTTATCCGTGTTCCGCAGCTGCTGGTTGCAGCCTGCATTCTTTCCGGCTTTTCAATGCTGTTGATCCTGAGGTGA
- a CDS encoding PTS sugar transporter subunit IIA, protein MLLTVSQAAKLLHVPEKTVLRWIKKDQISACTVNEEYRLNRVDLLELATEQRLNLSPEIFAEPEEPDIHLPHLSQVLKAGGTHHDIQGKTKDEVLKNIISLLKFPPQADRDYILQVLMAREALGTTAIGDGIAIPHVRNPILLHVNAAMITLCFLTNPIDFKAIDNKPVDTIFLLISPTVKVHLHLLSKLAYILRDQRFKAVLQRQGPQSEIIAAVKLIEGELAGGNAR, encoded by the coding sequence ATGCTCCTGACCGTTTCCCAAGCGGCGAAACTGCTTCATGTCCCGGAAAAAACCGTTTTGCGATGGATAAAAAAGGACCAGATTTCAGCATGCACGGTCAATGAAGAATACCGCCTGAACCGGGTGGACCTTCTTGAATTGGCCACAGAACAGCGCCTGAACCTTTCCCCCGAAATATTCGCCGAACCCGAAGAACCTGATATACATCTGCCGCATCTTTCCCAGGTCCTGAAAGCGGGGGGAACCCATCATGATATTCAGGGAAAGACCAAGGACGAGGTGCTGAAAAACATTATCTCTCTCCTCAAGTTCCCTCCCCAGGCAGATCGGGATTACATCCTCCAGGTGCTCATGGCTAGAGAAGCCCTTGGCACCACAGCCATCGGCGACGGCATCGCCATCCCCCATGTGAGAAATCCCATCCTGCTCCACGTGAATGCCGCCATGATCACCCTCTGCTTCCTCACCAATCCCATTGATTTCAAAGCCATTGATAATAAACCCGTAGATACCATTTTTCTTCTCATCAGCCCCACGGTAAAGGTTCACCTGCACCTTCTGTCCAAACTGGCGTATATCCTGCGAGATCAGCGTTTTAAGGCAGTTCTGCAGCGTCAGGGGCCACAGAGCGAGATTATCGCCGCTGTGAAATTGATAGAAGGCGAACTGGCAGGTGGAAACGCCCGCTGA
- a CDS encoding TerC family protein, whose translation MEWLTDPQVWLALVTLTALEIVLGIDNIIFISIQAGKLPVHQQEKARLVGLGLAMFIRIVLLFSLAWLMGLTAPLFSILNNEISGRDLILICGGLFLLWKSTMEIHEKLEGEEGHASAKGGITFASVIIQILMLDIVFSLDSIITALGMANRVGVMVAAVVVAVFFMMLFSGKISAFVDRHPTIKMLALSFLILIGVALIGDGFDMHIPKGYIYFAMAFSVIVEMLNLRMRRQGAPVKLHQPYVAEQSEGQDK comes from the coding sequence ATGGAATGGTTGACAGACCCACAGGTTTGGTTGGCGCTTGTAACACTGACGGCACTTGAGATCGTGCTTGGCATCGACAACATCATCTTTATTTCCATACAGGCGGGAAAACTCCCCGTCCACCAACAAGAGAAGGCCAGGCTGGTGGGACTGGGCCTTGCCATGTTTATCCGGATCGTTTTGCTCTTTTCTCTTGCCTGGCTGATGGGGCTGACAGCTCCACTTTTTTCCATTCTGAATAATGAGATTTCCGGTCGCGATCTGATTCTCATTTGCGGCGGGTTATTTCTGCTCTGGAAGAGCACCATGGAAATCCATGAAAAACTGGAAGGGGAAGAAGGTCATGCCTCGGCCAAAGGCGGAATAACTTTTGCCAGTGTCATCATTCAGATTCTGATGCTGGATATAGTCTTTTCCCTTGATTCGATCATCACTGCGCTGGGGATGGCCAACAGGGTGGGGGTAATGGTTGCGGCGGTTGTTGTCGCCGTCTTCTTCATGATGCTTTTCTCGGGAAAGATCAGTGCTTTTGTCGATAGACATCCAACCATAAAGATGCTTGCTCTCTCATTTCTGATTCTGATCGGGGTGGCTTTGATCGGCGATGGTTTCGATATGCACATTCCCAAGGGCTATATCTATTTCGCCATGGCATTTTCGGTGATTGTGGAGATGCTTAATTTAAGGATGAGGCGACAGGGAGCGCCGGTGAAGCTGCATCAGCCATATGTGGCAGAGCAGTCAGAGGGGCAGGACAAATAG